A stretch of the Xiphias gladius isolate SHS-SW01 ecotype Sanya breed wild chromosome 19, ASM1685928v1, whole genome shotgun sequence genome encodes the following:
- the gal3st1a gene encoding galactosylceramide sulfotransferase has protein sequence MPGKQGRQWRSMCKGLVLGTLLTSCMILLYCLSTPQIDFSLPEVPVPYSCAHRPSQLHPKPTTNSSHQTLGQTCAPKVDIMFMKTHKTASSTFLNILFRFGEKHRLKFAFPDSRNDFFYPSLFERSQVKDYRPGMCFNIICNHMRFNAPEVAKLLPLDTSYITILRDPAELFESSFHYFGRLVPFTWKIPGDDKLTEFLRDPLYYFDPEGFNSFYLKNLLFFDFGQDNTLELDDLRVEEGIKFIIDRFQLVMLVEYFEESLILLKHALCWEMDDLLYFKLNARKGSTVSKLTPELRSRALEWNAIDWKLYQHFNQTFWKKVDAYGKQRMAEDVAELRRRNAEMASICIEGGHAVEAGSIQETAMQPWQPIGEKSIMGYNMKKNVDKAHRKLCRKMLMPELQYLTELGVNLWITKLWGHVRDIINW, from the exons ATGCCTGGCAAGCAAGGAAGGCAGTGGAGGTCCATGTGCAAAGGTCTGGTCCTGGGTACACTCCTGACCAGCTGCATGATCCTGCTTTACTGCCTCTCCACTCCACAGATTGACTTCAGTCTGCCTGA GGTTCCAGTGCCTTACTCCTGTGCCCACCGTCCATCCCAACTTCACCCCAAACCAACCACAAACAGCTCACACCAAACCCTTGGCCAGACCTGTGCTCCTAAAGTGGATATCATGTTCATGAAGACCCACAAAACAGCCAGCAGCACCTTCCTTAACATCCTTTTCCGCTTTGGTGAGAAACACCGGCTCAAATTTGCCTTTCCTGACAGCAGAAATGACTTCTTCTATCCATCTCTTTTTGAGCGTTCCCAGGTAAAAGACTACAGACCTGGAATGTGTTTCAATATTATCTGTAATCACATGCGCTTCAATGCACCTGAGGTGGCCAAGTTGCTCCCTCTGGACACTTCCTACATCACTATTCTGCGAGACCCTGCAGAGCTTTTTGAGTCGTCCTTCCACTACTTTGGCCGACTGGTGCCTTTTACCTGGAAGATACCAGGTGATGACAAGCTGACTGAGTTCCTACGTGACCCCCTTTACTACTTTGATCCAGAGGGTTTCAACTCTTTCTACCTCAAGAACCTGCTGTTCTTTGACTTTGGACAGGACAACACTTTAGAGCTGGATGATCTGCGTGTAGAAGAAGGAATCAAATTCATCATTGACCGTTTTCAGCTGGTCATGTTGGTGGAATACTTTGAGGAATCACTCATCCTGCTCAAGCATGCCCTCTGCTGGGAGATGGACGACTTGCTCTACTTCAAGCTCAATGCCCGCAAGGGATCCACTGTGTCTAAACTTACCCCTGAGCTGAGGTCCAGGGCCCTTGAGTGGAATGCTATTGATTGGAAGCTATACCAGCATTTCAACCAGACCTTTTGGAAGAAAGTAGATGCATATGGTAAGCAGCGGATGGCTGAGGATGTGGCAGAGCTCAGGAGAAGGAACGCAGAGATGGCCTCCATCTGCATTGAGGGGGGTCATGCAGTTGAAGCTGGCAGCATCCAAGAAACAGCCATGCAGCCCTGGCAACCCATAGGAGAGAAGTCAATCATGGGCTataacatgaagaaaaatgtggaCAAGGCACATCGGAAGTTGTGCCGCAAGATGTTGATGCCAGAACTTCAATACTTAACTGAGCTTGGGGTGAACCTGTGGATCACCAAGCTGTGGGGCCATGTCCGAGATATCATTAACTGGTGA
- the lztr1 gene encoding leucine-zipper-like transcriptional regulator 1 isoform X3: protein MSCKSTKVAPSVDFDHSCSDSVEYLTLNFGPFETVHRWRRLPPCDEFVGARRSKHTVVAYRDAIYVFGGDNGKNMLNDLLRFDVKDCSWCRAFTTGTPPAPRYHHSAVVYGSSMFVFGGYTGDIYSNSNLKNKNDLFEYKFATGQWTEWKVEGSLPVARSAHGATVYSDKLWIFAGYDGNARLNDMWTISLQDREHACWEEIDQSGEIPPSCCNFPVAVCRDKMFVFSGQSGAKITNNLFQFEFKGHMWTRIPTEHLLRGSPPPPQRRYGHTMVAFDRHLYVFGGAADNTLPNELHCYDVDSQTWEVIQPSLDSEMPSGRLFHAAAVIQDAMYIFGGTVDNNVRSGEMYRFQFSCYPKCTLHEDYGKLWENRQFCDVEFILGEREERVLGHIAIVTARCQWLRKKILQARDRQRQKTKQESNEESDDTAAGGPRDIPAGNRPSGTQPLLEVSIREAEAQPFEVLMQFLYTDKIQYPRRGHVQDVLLIMDVYKLALSFKLSRLEQLCVQYIEASVDLQNVLSVCENANKLQLDQLKEHCLNFVVKESHFNQVIMTKEFEHLSTPLIVEIVRRKQQPPPRLYSDQPVDIGTSLVQDMKAYLEGGGLEFCDIILLLDGHPRPAHKAILAARSSYFEAMFRSFMPEDGQVNISIGEMVPSKQAFESMLRYIYYGDVNMPPEDSLYLFAAPYYYGFSNNRLQAYCKQNLEMNVTVENVLQILEAADKTQALDMKKHCLHIIVHQFIKVSKLPNLRSLSQLLLLDIIESLATHISDKQCAEMGSDI from the exons ATGTCCTGTAAATCAACTAAAGTCGCCCCGAGTGTTGATTTCGACCACAGCTGCTCCGACAGCGTGGAATATTTGACTCTCAATTTTGGCCCATTTGAGACCGTTCATCGCTGGAGAAGACTCCCTCCTTGTGATGAGTTTGTTGGTGCAAG GCGCAGCAAGCACACTGTTGTGGCATACAGGGATGCCATATACGTGTTTGGGGGAGACAATGG GAAAAACATGCTGAATGACTTGCTTCGCTTTGATGTGAAGGACTGCTCATGGTGTCG aGCTTTCACCACTGGGACTCCACCTGCTCCCAGATATCACCATTCAGCTGTGGTCTATGGCagcagcatgtttgtttttg GGGGTTACACTGGAGACATTTACTCAAACtcaaacctgaaaaacaaaaatgacctTTTCGAGTACAAGTTTGCCACAGGGCAGTGGACTGAATGGAAAGTGGAGGGA agCTTGCCAGTGGCTAGATCCGCACATGGAGCCACAGTCTACAGCGATAAACTCTGGATATTTGCTGGCTATGATGGGAATGCCAG GCTGAATGACATGTGGACCATCAGTCTGCAGGATCGAGAACATGCATGTTGGGAAGAG ATCGATCAGAGTGGAGAGATTCCTCCATCTTGCTGCAACTTCCCTGTGGCCGTATGTAGGGATAAGATGTTTGTCTTTTCTGGTCAGAGTGGAGCCAAGATCACTAATAACCTCTTCCAGTTTGAGTTCAAGGGCCACAT GTGGACACGTATCCCGACCGAACATTTACTGCGGGgctcccctccacctcctcagaGACGCTATGGCCACACCATGGTTGCTTTTGACCGCCACCTGTATGTATTTGGCGGTGCGGCTGACAACACTCTGCCCAATGAGCTGCACTGCTATGATGTGGACTCTCAGACCTGGGAAGTGATCCAACCCAGCCTGGACAGTGAG ATGCCCAGTGGGAGGCTctttcatgctgctgctgtgattCAAGACGCCATGTACATCTTTGGAGGGACTGTGGACAACAATGTGCGCAGTGGGGAGATGTACAGATTCCAG TTCTCATGCTATCCAAAGTGTACTCTCCATGAGGACTATGGCAAACTGTGGGAGAACCGTCAGTTTTGCGATGTGGAGTTTATTTTGGGAGAG agggaggagagagtcTTGGGACATATTGCCATAGTGACTGCAAGATGTCAGTGGCTGCGGAAAAAAATCCTGCAGGCTCGGGATAGGCAGCGACAG AAGACTAAACAGGAAAGCAATGAGGAGAGTGATGACACGGCAGCTGGAGGCCCGAGGGATATCCCAGCAGGCAACAGGCCATCAGGCACACAACCGCTGCTGGAAGTATCCATCAGGGAAGCGGAGGCTCAGCCTTTTGAAGTCTTAATGCAGTTCCTCTACACAGACAAGATCCAGTATCCACGTAGAG GTCATGTCCAGGATGTTCTCTTGATCATGGACGTTTACAAACTCGCTCTTAGTTTTAAGCTTTCCCGCCTGGAGCAGCTGTGTGTGCAGTACATTGAGGCATCTGTCGACCTGCAAAATGTTCTCAGTGTTTGTGAAAATGCCAACAAGCTGCAACTGGATCAGCTCAAG GAACATTGCCTTAATTTCGTGGTGAAGGAGTCACACTTCAACCAGGTGATCATGACGAAGGAGTTTGAACATCTGTCTACACCACTGATAGTGGAGATAGTGCGGCGAAAGCAGCAGCCTCCTCCCAGGTTGTACTCAGACCAGCCTGTGGATATTGGGACCTCCCTGGTGCAGGACATGAAGGCCTACCTGGAGGGAGGCGGCCTGGAGTTCTGCGACATTATTCTGCTGTTAGACGGACACCCACGACCTGCACATAAAGCCATACTGGCAGCTCGATCCAG TTACTTTGAGGCGATGTTCCGCTCCTTCATGCCTGAGGACGGTCAGGTTAATATCTCTATTGGTGAGATGGTTCCAAGTAAGCAGGCCTTTGAGTCCATGCTGCGTTATATCTACTATGGCGATGTCAACATGCCTCCAGAGGATTCCCT CTATCTGTTTGCTGCACCATATTACTACGGGTTTTCCAATAACAGGCTGCAGGCTTACTGCAAGCAGAATCTGGAGATGAACGTCACTGTGGAGAATGTCTTGCAG ATTCTGGAGGCGGCGGATAAGACCCAGGCTCTGGACATGAAGAAGCACTGCCTGCACATTATTGTCCACCAATTCATCAAG GTATCCAAGCTCCCCAACCTGCGGTCTCTcagccagctgctgctgttggacaTCATTGAGTCTCTAGCTACACACATATCAGACAAACAGTGTGCTGAGATGGGCTCCGACATTTAG
- the lztr1 gene encoding leucine-zipper-like transcriptional regulator 1 isoform X2 — MSCKSTKVAPSVDFDHSCSDSVEYLTLNFGPFETVHRWRRLPPCDEFVGARRSKHTVVAYRDAIYVFGGDNGKNMLNDLLRFDVKDCSWCRAFTTGTPPAPRYHHSAVVYGSSMFVFGGYTGDIYSNSNLKNKNDLFEYKFATGQWTEWKVEGSLPVARSAHGATVYSDKLWIFAGYDGNARLNDMWTISLQDREHACWEEIDQSGEIPPSCCNFPVAVCRDKMFVFSGQSGAKITNNLFQFEFKGHMWTRIPTEHLLRGSPPPPQRRYGHTMVAFDRHLYVFGGAADNTLPNELHCYDVDSQTWEVIQPSLDSEMPSGRLFHAAAVIQDAMYIFGGTVDNNVRSGEMYRFQFSCYPKCTLHEDYGKLWENRQFCDVEFILGEREERVLGHIAIVTARCQWLRKKILQARDRQRQTKQESNEESDDTAAGGPRDIPAGNRPSGTQPLLEVSIREAEAQPFEVLMQFLYTDKIQYPRRGHVQDVLLIMDVYKLALSFKLSRLEQLCVQYIEASVDLQNVLSVCENANKLQLDQLKEHCLNFVVKESHFNQVIMTKEFEHLSTPLIVEIVRRKQQPPPRLYSDQPVDIGTSLVQDMKAYLEGGGLEFCDIILLLDGHPRPAHKAILAARSSYFEAMFRSFMPEDGQVNISIGEMVPSKQAFESMLRYIYYGDVNMPPEDSLYLFAAPYYYGFSNNRLQAYCKQNLEMNVTVENVLQGGSFLQSLFPHYNPPQILEAADKTQALDMKKHCLHIIVHQFIKVSKLPNLRSLSQLLLLDIIESLATHISDKQCAEMGSDI, encoded by the exons ATGTCCTGTAAATCAACTAAAGTCGCCCCGAGTGTTGATTTCGACCACAGCTGCTCCGACAGCGTGGAATATTTGACTCTCAATTTTGGCCCATTTGAGACCGTTCATCGCTGGAGAAGACTCCCTCCTTGTGATGAGTTTGTTGGTGCAAG GCGCAGCAAGCACACTGTTGTGGCATACAGGGATGCCATATACGTGTTTGGGGGAGACAATGG GAAAAACATGCTGAATGACTTGCTTCGCTTTGATGTGAAGGACTGCTCATGGTGTCG aGCTTTCACCACTGGGACTCCACCTGCTCCCAGATATCACCATTCAGCTGTGGTCTATGGCagcagcatgtttgtttttg GGGGTTACACTGGAGACATTTACTCAAACtcaaacctgaaaaacaaaaatgacctTTTCGAGTACAAGTTTGCCACAGGGCAGTGGACTGAATGGAAAGTGGAGGGA agCTTGCCAGTGGCTAGATCCGCACATGGAGCCACAGTCTACAGCGATAAACTCTGGATATTTGCTGGCTATGATGGGAATGCCAG GCTGAATGACATGTGGACCATCAGTCTGCAGGATCGAGAACATGCATGTTGGGAAGAG ATCGATCAGAGTGGAGAGATTCCTCCATCTTGCTGCAACTTCCCTGTGGCCGTATGTAGGGATAAGATGTTTGTCTTTTCTGGTCAGAGTGGAGCCAAGATCACTAATAACCTCTTCCAGTTTGAGTTCAAGGGCCACAT GTGGACACGTATCCCGACCGAACATTTACTGCGGGgctcccctccacctcctcagaGACGCTATGGCCACACCATGGTTGCTTTTGACCGCCACCTGTATGTATTTGGCGGTGCGGCTGACAACACTCTGCCCAATGAGCTGCACTGCTATGATGTGGACTCTCAGACCTGGGAAGTGATCCAACCCAGCCTGGACAGTGAG ATGCCCAGTGGGAGGCTctttcatgctgctgctgtgattCAAGACGCCATGTACATCTTTGGAGGGACTGTGGACAACAATGTGCGCAGTGGGGAGATGTACAGATTCCAG TTCTCATGCTATCCAAAGTGTACTCTCCATGAGGACTATGGCAAACTGTGGGAGAACCGTCAGTTTTGCGATGTGGAGTTTATTTTGGGAGAG agggaggagagagtcTTGGGACATATTGCCATAGTGACTGCAAGATGTCAGTGGCTGCGGAAAAAAATCCTGCAGGCTCGGGATAGGCAGCGACAG ACTAAACAGGAAAGCAATGAGGAGAGTGATGACACGGCAGCTGGAGGCCCGAGGGATATCCCAGCAGGCAACAGGCCATCAGGCACACAACCGCTGCTGGAAGTATCCATCAGGGAAGCGGAGGCTCAGCCTTTTGAAGTCTTAATGCAGTTCCTCTACACAGACAAGATCCAGTATCCACGTAGAG GTCATGTCCAGGATGTTCTCTTGATCATGGACGTTTACAAACTCGCTCTTAGTTTTAAGCTTTCCCGCCTGGAGCAGCTGTGTGTGCAGTACATTGAGGCATCTGTCGACCTGCAAAATGTTCTCAGTGTTTGTGAAAATGCCAACAAGCTGCAACTGGATCAGCTCAAG GAACATTGCCTTAATTTCGTGGTGAAGGAGTCACACTTCAACCAGGTGATCATGACGAAGGAGTTTGAACATCTGTCTACACCACTGATAGTGGAGATAGTGCGGCGAAAGCAGCAGCCTCCTCCCAGGTTGTACTCAGACCAGCCTGTGGATATTGGGACCTCCCTGGTGCAGGACATGAAGGCCTACCTGGAGGGAGGCGGCCTGGAGTTCTGCGACATTATTCTGCTGTTAGACGGACACCCACGACCTGCACATAAAGCCATACTGGCAGCTCGATCCAG TTACTTTGAGGCGATGTTCCGCTCCTTCATGCCTGAGGACGGTCAGGTTAATATCTCTATTGGTGAGATGGTTCCAAGTAAGCAGGCCTTTGAGTCCATGCTGCGTTATATCTACTATGGCGATGTCAACATGCCTCCAGAGGATTCCCT CTATCTGTTTGCTGCACCATATTACTACGGGTTTTCCAATAACAGGCTGCAGGCTTACTGCAAGCAGAATCTGGAGATGAACGTCACTGTGGAGAATGTCTTGCAG ggTGGATCATTTCTTCAATCACTTTTCCCTCATTATAACCCCCCCCAGATTCTGGAGGCGGCGGATAAGACCCAGGCTCTGGACATGAAGAAGCACTGCCTGCACATTATTGTCCACCAATTCATCAAG GTATCCAAGCTCCCCAACCTGCGGTCTCTcagccagctgctgctgttggacaTCATTGAGTCTCTAGCTACACACATATCAGACAAACAGTGTGCTGAGATGGGCTCCGACATTTAG
- the lztr1 gene encoding leucine-zipper-like transcriptional regulator 1 isoform X1, with protein sequence MSCKSTKVAPSVDFDHSCSDSVEYLTLNFGPFETVHRWRRLPPCDEFVGARRSKHTVVAYRDAIYVFGGDNGKNMLNDLLRFDVKDCSWCRAFTTGTPPAPRYHHSAVVYGSSMFVFGGYTGDIYSNSNLKNKNDLFEYKFATGQWTEWKVEGSLPVARSAHGATVYSDKLWIFAGYDGNARLNDMWTISLQDREHACWEEIDQSGEIPPSCCNFPVAVCRDKMFVFSGQSGAKITNNLFQFEFKGHMWTRIPTEHLLRGSPPPPQRRYGHTMVAFDRHLYVFGGAADNTLPNELHCYDVDSQTWEVIQPSLDSEMPSGRLFHAAAVIQDAMYIFGGTVDNNVRSGEMYRFQFSCYPKCTLHEDYGKLWENRQFCDVEFILGEREERVLGHIAIVTARCQWLRKKILQARDRQRQKTKQESNEESDDTAAGGPRDIPAGNRPSGTQPLLEVSIREAEAQPFEVLMQFLYTDKIQYPRRGHVQDVLLIMDVYKLALSFKLSRLEQLCVQYIEASVDLQNVLSVCENANKLQLDQLKEHCLNFVVKESHFNQVIMTKEFEHLSTPLIVEIVRRKQQPPPRLYSDQPVDIGTSLVQDMKAYLEGGGLEFCDIILLLDGHPRPAHKAILAARSSYFEAMFRSFMPEDGQVNISIGEMVPSKQAFESMLRYIYYGDVNMPPEDSLYLFAAPYYYGFSNNRLQAYCKQNLEMNVTVENVLQGGSFLQSLFPHYNPPQILEAADKTQALDMKKHCLHIIVHQFIKVSKLPNLRSLSQLLLLDIIESLATHISDKQCAEMGSDI encoded by the exons ATGTCCTGTAAATCAACTAAAGTCGCCCCGAGTGTTGATTTCGACCACAGCTGCTCCGACAGCGTGGAATATTTGACTCTCAATTTTGGCCCATTTGAGACCGTTCATCGCTGGAGAAGACTCCCTCCTTGTGATGAGTTTGTTGGTGCAAG GCGCAGCAAGCACACTGTTGTGGCATACAGGGATGCCATATACGTGTTTGGGGGAGACAATGG GAAAAACATGCTGAATGACTTGCTTCGCTTTGATGTGAAGGACTGCTCATGGTGTCG aGCTTTCACCACTGGGACTCCACCTGCTCCCAGATATCACCATTCAGCTGTGGTCTATGGCagcagcatgtttgtttttg GGGGTTACACTGGAGACATTTACTCAAACtcaaacctgaaaaacaaaaatgacctTTTCGAGTACAAGTTTGCCACAGGGCAGTGGACTGAATGGAAAGTGGAGGGA agCTTGCCAGTGGCTAGATCCGCACATGGAGCCACAGTCTACAGCGATAAACTCTGGATATTTGCTGGCTATGATGGGAATGCCAG GCTGAATGACATGTGGACCATCAGTCTGCAGGATCGAGAACATGCATGTTGGGAAGAG ATCGATCAGAGTGGAGAGATTCCTCCATCTTGCTGCAACTTCCCTGTGGCCGTATGTAGGGATAAGATGTTTGTCTTTTCTGGTCAGAGTGGAGCCAAGATCACTAATAACCTCTTCCAGTTTGAGTTCAAGGGCCACAT GTGGACACGTATCCCGACCGAACATTTACTGCGGGgctcccctccacctcctcagaGACGCTATGGCCACACCATGGTTGCTTTTGACCGCCACCTGTATGTATTTGGCGGTGCGGCTGACAACACTCTGCCCAATGAGCTGCACTGCTATGATGTGGACTCTCAGACCTGGGAAGTGATCCAACCCAGCCTGGACAGTGAG ATGCCCAGTGGGAGGCTctttcatgctgctgctgtgattCAAGACGCCATGTACATCTTTGGAGGGACTGTGGACAACAATGTGCGCAGTGGGGAGATGTACAGATTCCAG TTCTCATGCTATCCAAAGTGTACTCTCCATGAGGACTATGGCAAACTGTGGGAGAACCGTCAGTTTTGCGATGTGGAGTTTATTTTGGGAGAG agggaggagagagtcTTGGGACATATTGCCATAGTGACTGCAAGATGTCAGTGGCTGCGGAAAAAAATCCTGCAGGCTCGGGATAGGCAGCGACAG AAGACTAAACAGGAAAGCAATGAGGAGAGTGATGACACGGCAGCTGGAGGCCCGAGGGATATCCCAGCAGGCAACAGGCCATCAGGCACACAACCGCTGCTGGAAGTATCCATCAGGGAAGCGGAGGCTCAGCCTTTTGAAGTCTTAATGCAGTTCCTCTACACAGACAAGATCCAGTATCCACGTAGAG GTCATGTCCAGGATGTTCTCTTGATCATGGACGTTTACAAACTCGCTCTTAGTTTTAAGCTTTCCCGCCTGGAGCAGCTGTGTGTGCAGTACATTGAGGCATCTGTCGACCTGCAAAATGTTCTCAGTGTTTGTGAAAATGCCAACAAGCTGCAACTGGATCAGCTCAAG GAACATTGCCTTAATTTCGTGGTGAAGGAGTCACACTTCAACCAGGTGATCATGACGAAGGAGTTTGAACATCTGTCTACACCACTGATAGTGGAGATAGTGCGGCGAAAGCAGCAGCCTCCTCCCAGGTTGTACTCAGACCAGCCTGTGGATATTGGGACCTCCCTGGTGCAGGACATGAAGGCCTACCTGGAGGGAGGCGGCCTGGAGTTCTGCGACATTATTCTGCTGTTAGACGGACACCCACGACCTGCACATAAAGCCATACTGGCAGCTCGATCCAG TTACTTTGAGGCGATGTTCCGCTCCTTCATGCCTGAGGACGGTCAGGTTAATATCTCTATTGGTGAGATGGTTCCAAGTAAGCAGGCCTTTGAGTCCATGCTGCGTTATATCTACTATGGCGATGTCAACATGCCTCCAGAGGATTCCCT CTATCTGTTTGCTGCACCATATTACTACGGGTTTTCCAATAACAGGCTGCAGGCTTACTGCAAGCAGAATCTGGAGATGAACGTCACTGTGGAGAATGTCTTGCAG ggTGGATCATTTCTTCAATCACTTTTCCCTCATTATAACCCCCCCCAGATTCTGGAGGCGGCGGATAAGACCCAGGCTCTGGACATGAAGAAGCACTGCCTGCACATTATTGTCCACCAATTCATCAAG GTATCCAAGCTCCCCAACCTGCGGTCTCTcagccagctgctgctgttggacaTCATTGAGTCTCTAGCTACACACATATCAGACAAACAGTGTGCTGAGATGGGCTCCGACATTTAG
- the lztr1 gene encoding leucine-zipper-like transcriptional regulator 1 isoform X4, giving the protein MESGGSLPVARSAHGATVYSDKLWIFAGYDGNARLNDMWTISLQDREHACWEEIDQSGEIPPSCCNFPVAVCRDKMFVFSGQSGAKITNNLFQFEFKGHMWTRIPTEHLLRGSPPPPQRRYGHTMVAFDRHLYVFGGAADNTLPNELHCYDVDSQTWEVIQPSLDSEMPSGRLFHAAAVIQDAMYIFGGTVDNNVRSGEMYRFQFSCYPKCTLHEDYGKLWENRQFCDVEFILGEREERVLGHIAIVTARCQWLRKKILQARDRQRQKTKQESNEESDDTAAGGPRDIPAGNRPSGTQPLLEVSIREAEAQPFEVLMQFLYTDKIQYPRRGHVQDVLLIMDVYKLALSFKLSRLEQLCVQYIEASVDLQNVLSVCENANKLQLDQLKEHCLNFVVKESHFNQVIMTKEFEHLSTPLIVEIVRRKQQPPPRLYSDQPVDIGTSLVQDMKAYLEGGGLEFCDIILLLDGHPRPAHKAILAARSSYFEAMFRSFMPEDGQVNISIGEMVPSKQAFESMLRYIYYGDVNMPPEDSLYLFAAPYYYGFSNNRLQAYCKQNLEMNVTVENVLQGGSFLQSLFPHYNPPQILEAADKTQALDMKKHCLHIIVHQFIKVSKLPNLRSLSQLLLLDIIESLATHISDKQCAEMGSDI; this is encoded by the exons ATGGAAAGTGGAGGGAg CTTGCCAGTGGCTAGATCCGCACATGGAGCCACAGTCTACAGCGATAAACTCTGGATATTTGCTGGCTATGATGGGAATGCCAG GCTGAATGACATGTGGACCATCAGTCTGCAGGATCGAGAACATGCATGTTGGGAAGAG ATCGATCAGAGTGGAGAGATTCCTCCATCTTGCTGCAACTTCCCTGTGGCCGTATGTAGGGATAAGATGTTTGTCTTTTCTGGTCAGAGTGGAGCCAAGATCACTAATAACCTCTTCCAGTTTGAGTTCAAGGGCCACAT GTGGACACGTATCCCGACCGAACATTTACTGCGGGgctcccctccacctcctcagaGACGCTATGGCCACACCATGGTTGCTTTTGACCGCCACCTGTATGTATTTGGCGGTGCGGCTGACAACACTCTGCCCAATGAGCTGCACTGCTATGATGTGGACTCTCAGACCTGGGAAGTGATCCAACCCAGCCTGGACAGTGAG ATGCCCAGTGGGAGGCTctttcatgctgctgctgtgattCAAGACGCCATGTACATCTTTGGAGGGACTGTGGACAACAATGTGCGCAGTGGGGAGATGTACAGATTCCAG TTCTCATGCTATCCAAAGTGTACTCTCCATGAGGACTATGGCAAACTGTGGGAGAACCGTCAGTTTTGCGATGTGGAGTTTATTTTGGGAGAG agggaggagagagtcTTGGGACATATTGCCATAGTGACTGCAAGATGTCAGTGGCTGCGGAAAAAAATCCTGCAGGCTCGGGATAGGCAGCGACAG AAGACTAAACAGGAAAGCAATGAGGAGAGTGATGACACGGCAGCTGGAGGCCCGAGGGATATCCCAGCAGGCAACAGGCCATCAGGCACACAACCGCTGCTGGAAGTATCCATCAGGGAAGCGGAGGCTCAGCCTTTTGAAGTCTTAATGCAGTTCCTCTACACAGACAAGATCCAGTATCCACGTAGAG GTCATGTCCAGGATGTTCTCTTGATCATGGACGTTTACAAACTCGCTCTTAGTTTTAAGCTTTCCCGCCTGGAGCAGCTGTGTGTGCAGTACATTGAGGCATCTGTCGACCTGCAAAATGTTCTCAGTGTTTGTGAAAATGCCAACAAGCTGCAACTGGATCAGCTCAAG GAACATTGCCTTAATTTCGTGGTGAAGGAGTCACACTTCAACCAGGTGATCATGACGAAGGAGTTTGAACATCTGTCTACACCACTGATAGTGGAGATAGTGCGGCGAAAGCAGCAGCCTCCTCCCAGGTTGTACTCAGACCAGCCTGTGGATATTGGGACCTCCCTGGTGCAGGACATGAAGGCCTACCTGGAGGGAGGCGGCCTGGAGTTCTGCGACATTATTCTGCTGTTAGACGGACACCCACGACCTGCACATAAAGCCATACTGGCAGCTCGATCCAG TTACTTTGAGGCGATGTTCCGCTCCTTCATGCCTGAGGACGGTCAGGTTAATATCTCTATTGGTGAGATGGTTCCAAGTAAGCAGGCCTTTGAGTCCATGCTGCGTTATATCTACTATGGCGATGTCAACATGCCTCCAGAGGATTCCCT CTATCTGTTTGCTGCACCATATTACTACGGGTTTTCCAATAACAGGCTGCAGGCTTACTGCAAGCAGAATCTGGAGATGAACGTCACTGTGGAGAATGTCTTGCAG ggTGGATCATTTCTTCAATCACTTTTCCCTCATTATAACCCCCCCCAGATTCTGGAGGCGGCGGATAAGACCCAGGCTCTGGACATGAAGAAGCACTGCCTGCACATTATTGTCCACCAATTCATCAAG GTATCCAAGCTCCCCAACCTGCGGTCTCTcagccagctgctgctgttggacaTCATTGAGTCTCTAGCTACACACATATCAGACAAACAGTGTGCTGAGATGGGCTCCGACATTTAG